One window of the Chryseobacterium camelliae genome contains the following:
- the rpoC gene encoding DNA-directed RNA polymerase subunit beta' — protein sequence MSNKNKSSRFNKISIGLASPESILQESRGEVLKPETINYRTHKPERDGLFCEKIFGPVKDYECACGKYKRIRYKGIVCDRCGVEVTEKKVRRERIGHINLVVPIAHIWYFRSLPNKIGYLLGLPSKKLDMIIYYERYVVIQQGIAKKLDGSDFEDMEFLTEEEYLDIMETLPVENQYLDDSDPNKFIARMGAEAVEDLLKRIDLDALSFDLRHKAHNEGSKQRRTEALKRLNVVEALRGANTRMINKPEWMIMRVLPVIPPELRPLVPLDGGRFATSDLNDLYRRVIIRNNRLKRLLEIKAPEVILRNEKRMLQESVDSLFDNTRKSSAVKSESNRPLKSLSDSLKGKQGRFRQNLLGKRVDYSARSVIVVGPNLQLHECGIPKDMAAELYKPFIIRKLIERGIVKTVKSAKRIIDRKEPVVYDILENVMKGHPVLLNRAPTLHRLGIQAFQPKMIEGKAIQLHPLVTTAFNADFDGDQMAVHLPLGPEAILEAQLLMLGSQNILNPANGSPITVPSQDMVLGLYFMTKEASSTDDYKVKGEGLAFYSPEEAEIAYAEGRVSLNAKVRCRLPVKEDGELVTRLIETSVGRILFNQIVPKKVGYINELLTKKSLRNVIGKILADTDFPTTVKFLDDMKNLGYSNAFKGGLSFSLGDIVVPVEKKQMIAQAVENVDEIRANYNMGLITDTERYNQVIDVWTNTNAGLTEMIMSRMKSDQGGFNSVYMMLDSGARGSKEQIRQLSGMRGLMAKPQKAGSTGAEIIENPIVANFKEGLSILEYFISTHGARKGLADTALKTADAGYLTRRLVDVAQDVIVTDNDCGTLRGTEVTALKKNDEIVEKISERILGRVSLHNIYDPETDELIAEADQVIIEAVAKRIEEAGLEAVEVRSPLTCEAKKGICAKCYGRNLATGKMIHMGEAVGVIAAQSIGEPGTQLTLRTFHQGGTAGNVSENPSIIARRDGIVEMDEVRTITSEDENGNTAEVVVSRSTEFRLVADNEARTPLMVANVPYGSVLAVKPGDKVKKGDVICKWDPYNAVIIAETSGKVEYEDIIQGISFQLEIDEQTGFEEKVISESRNKKAVPTLRVVDSKGVEQKSYNLPVGAHLMVNDGEKIKAGKILIKIPRKSAKAGDITGGLPRVTELFEARNPSNPAVVTEIDGVVSYGKIKRGNRELIVEAKTGERKIYLVKLSNQILVQENDFVRAGSPLSDGSITPDDILRIKGPTAVQEYLVNEIQEVYRLQGVKIDDKHFEIIVRQMMTKVSIVDGGDTQFLEGALEHKYDFLEENNRVFGLKVVVEAGDSKVFKPGQMITARELRDENSKLKREDQALVEVREALPATATPVLQGITRAALQTKSFMSAASFQETTKVLNEAAVAGKVDELNGLKENVIVGHRIPAGTGLKEYQNVIVGSRKEFEDIN from the coding sequence ATGTCAAATAAAAATAAATCAAGTAGATTTAATAAAATTTCAATCGGTTTGGCCTCACCCGAATCCATTCTTCAGGAATCGAGAGGGGAGGTTTTAAAACCTGAAACCATAAACTACAGAACGCACAAGCCTGAAAGAGACGGGTTATTCTGTGAAAAAATCTTCGGTCCTGTAAAGGATTATGAGTGTGCCTGTGGTAAATACAAGAGGATCCGTTACAAAGGGATCGTTTGTGACCGTTGTGGAGTGGAAGTTACTGAGAAAAAGGTAAGAAGAGAAAGGATCGGGCACATCAACCTTGTCGTTCCTATCGCACACATCTGGTATTTCCGTTCTTTACCGAACAAGATCGGGTACCTTTTAGGATTGCCTTCCAAAAAGCTGGATATGATCATCTACTACGAAAGATATGTGGTGATCCAGCAGGGTATTGCTAAAAAACTGGACGGTTCTGATTTTGAGGACATGGAATTCCTTACTGAAGAAGAGTACCTGGATATCATGGAAACCCTTCCGGTAGAAAACCAGTATCTTGATGATTCAGATCCGAACAAATTCATCGCCAGAATGGGTGCTGAAGCTGTGGAAGACCTTTTGAAAAGAATCGATCTTGATGCCCTGTCTTTCGATTTAAGGCACAAAGCACACAACGAAGGTTCAAAACAAAGAAGGACTGAAGCATTAAAAAGACTGAACGTTGTAGAAGCATTGAGAGGTGCCAATACAAGAATGATCAATAAGCCTGAGTGGATGATCATGCGTGTGCTTCCTGTAATCCCGCCGGAACTGAGACCATTGGTTCCTTTGGATGGAGGACGTTTCGCAACTTCTGACCTTAATGACCTTTACAGAAGGGTGATTATCAGGAATAACCGTCTTAAGAGACTGTTAGAGATCAAAGCTCCGGAAGTAATCCTGAGAAACGAGAAGCGTATGCTTCAGGAATCTGTAGATTCATTATTCGATAACACCAGAAAATCTTCTGCTGTAAAATCTGAATCCAACAGACCGCTGAAATCCCTTTCGGATTCATTAAAAGGTAAGCAGGGACGTTTCCGTCAGAACTTGTTAGGAAAAAGGGTAGACTACTCTGCGCGTTCGGTAATTGTTGTAGGTCCAAACTTACAGCTGCACGAATGCGGTATCCCTAAAGACATGGCAGCGGAACTGTACAAACCGTTCATCATCAGAAAACTGATTGAAAGAGGAATTGTAAAAACCGTAAAATCAGCTAAGAGAATCATCGACAGGAAAGAGCCTGTAGTATATGATATCCTTGAAAATGTGATGAAAGGCCACCCGGTTCTTCTGAACAGGGCACCTACACTTCACAGACTGGGGATCCAGGCATTCCAGCCTAAAATGATCGAAGGGAAAGCGATCCAGCTTCACCCGTTGGTAACCACGGCATTCAACGCGGATTTCGATGGTGACCAGATGGCGGTACACTTACCACTGGGCCCTGAAGCGATCCTTGAAGCACAGTTACTGATGTTAGGTTCTCAGAACATCCTTAACCCGGCGAACGGTTCCCCAATTACGGTACCTTCTCAGGACATGGTTCTTGGTCTTTATTTCATGACCAAAGAAGCCAGCTCTACGGATGATTACAAAGTAAAAGGTGAAGGCCTTGCATTCTATTCTCCGGAAGAAGCGGAAATCGCTTATGCAGAAGGAAGAGTATCTTTAAATGCTAAGGTAAGATGCCGACTGCCGGTTAAAGAAGACGGAGAACTCGTAACAAGATTAATTGAAACTTCTGTTGGTAGAATCCTGTTCAACCAGATTGTACCTAAGAAAGTAGGCTATATCAATGAGCTTCTTACCAAGAAGTCATTAAGAAACGTTATCGGTAAAATCCTTGCAGATACAGACTTCCCTACTACAGTGAAGTTCCTGGATGATATGAAGAACCTTGGGTATTCCAATGCATTCAAAGGAGGTCTTTCCTTCTCACTGGGTGATATTGTGGTACCGGTAGAGAAAAAGCAGATGATTGCCCAGGCGGTAGAGAATGTGGATGAGATCAGAGCCAACTATAACATGGGTCTTATCACCGATACGGAACGTTACAACCAGGTAATCGACGTTTGGACGAACACCAACGCCGGATTGACTGAAATGATCATGAGCAGGATGAAATCCGATCAGGGTGGATTCAACTCAGTGTATATGATGCTTGATTCCGGGGCGAGGGGTTCAAAAGAACAGATCCGTCAGTTATCCGGAATGAGGGGATTGATGGCAAAACCGCAGAAAGCCGGATCTACCGGAGCAGAGATCATCGAGAACCCGATTGTAGCAAACTTTAAAGAAGGTCTTTCGATCCTTGAGTACTTCATCTCCACCCACGGTGCTCGTAAAGGTCTTGCGGATACCGCTCTTAAGACGGCGGATGCCGGTTACCTGACGAGAAGGCTGGTAGATGTTGCACAGGATGTTATCGTTACCGATAACGACTGTGGTACGCTAAGAGGAACAGAAGTTACCGCTCTTAAAAAGAATGACGAGATCGTTGAGAAAATCTCTGAAAGAATTTTAGGTAGGGTATCCCTTCACAACATCTATGACCCTGAAACTGACGAGCTGATTGCTGAAGCAGATCAGGTAATCATTGAAGCGGTTGCGAAAAGAATCGAGGAAGCAGGTCTGGAAGCCGTTGAAGTACGTTCTCCATTAACCTGTGAAGCGAAAAAAGGAATCTGTGCAAAATGTTACGGTAGAAACCTGGCCACAGGTAAAATGATCCATATGGGTGAAGCGGTAGGAGTAATTGCTGCACAATCCATCGGGGAACCGGGTACACAGCTTACGCTGAGAACCTTCCACCAGGGGGGTACTGCAGGAAACGTATCTGAGAACCCATCCATCATAGCCAGAAGAGACGGTATCGTTGAAATGGATGAAGTAAGGACCATTACTTCTGAAGATGAAAACGGAAACACTGCTGAGGTAGTGGTATCGCGTTCAACAGAATTCAGGTTGGTTGCGGATAACGAAGCAAGAACTCCATTAATGGTAGCCAACGTTCCTTACGGTTCCGTATTGGCAGTGAAGCCGGGTGATAAAGTGAAGAAGGGAGATGTAATCTGTAAGTGGGATCCGTATAACGCGGTAATCATTGCAGAGACATCCGGTAAGGTAGAATACGAGGACATCATCCAGGGTATTTCCTTCCAGCTGGAAATCGATGAACAAACCGGTTTCGAAGAGAAAGTTATTTCTGAATCCAGAAATAAGAAAGCCGTTCCTACCTTAAGAGTAGTAGATTCTAAAGGAGTGGAGCAGAAATCATACAACTTACCGGTAGGTGCCCACTTGATGGTTAATGACGGTGAGAAGATCAAAGCAGGAAAAATCCTGATCAAGATCCCTAGAAAATCTGCAAAAGCAGGGGATATTACAGGGGGTCTTCCAAGAGTTACCGAATTGTTCGAAGCAAGAAACCCTTCCAATCCGGCAGTGGTTACTGAAATCGACGGGGTAGTATCGTACGGTAAAATCAAGAGAGGTAACCGTGAATTGATCGTTGAGGCCAAAACAGGGGAAAGAAAGATTTACCTGGTAAAACTTTCCAACCAGATCCTGGTTCAGGAGAATGACTTCGTGAGAGCTGGTTCACCACTTTCTGACGGATCCATTACTCCGGATGATATCTTAAGAATCAAAGGCCCTACAGCGGTTCAGGAATACCTGGTGAATGAAATTCAGGAAGTATACCGTCTTCAGGGGGTAAAAATTGACGACAAGCACTTTGAAATCATCGTAAGACAGATGATGACCAAAGTATCGATCGTTGACGGTGGAGACACCCAGTTCCTTGAAGGAGCCCTTGAGCATAAATACGACTTCCTGGAAGAAAATAACAGGGTATTCGGACTGAAGGTCGTAGTAGAGGCAGGAGACTCCAAAGTATTCAAGCCGGGTCAGATGATCACGGCAAGAGAACTGAGAGACGAAAACTCGAAACTGAAGCGTGAAGACCAGGCTTTGGTTGAAGTAAGAGAAGCTTTGCCTGCTACGGCGACACCTGTATTACAGGGGATCACGAGAGCAGCACTTCAGACGAAGTCTTTCATGTCTGCAGCATCCTTCCAGGAAACCACAAAAGTGCTTAACGAAGCAGCGGTTGCCGGTAAGGTAGATGAACTGAACGGTCTTAAGGAAAATGTAATTGTAGGGCACAGAATCCCTGCAGGTACAGGTCTTAAGGAATACCAGAACGTCATCGTAGGCTCCAGAAAAGAATTCGAAGATATTAACTAA
- a CDS encoding DUF5777 family beta-barrel protein, with protein sequence MTKVFLFLSVFASTFAFSQEDLLKDIDTAATRQDTSQPAFKGLQIVTGQSTKLTAKNEWYIVVAHRFGDLSTGFKNFFGLDDASTKLGAIYGITDRISVSLSRETNMKTFEGAVKYQVARQNEHFPVDVVGYNVWAVNTDMNKDRYPHLRFSDRSSYLTQALISRRFNDNFSLQLSPSYVHKNLYDPSIENNNQFLTGLGGRYKISKRVSINAEYFVNFDSHSFYKNPLSLGMDIETGGHVFQLLLTNSQLNSDIGYLSNATGNWGKGHIFFGFNLYRVF encoded by the coding sequence ATGACAAAAGTGTTCTTATTTTTGTCGGTATTCGCTTCAACATTTGCCTTTTCACAGGAAGATTTGCTTAAGGATATCGACACCGCTGCTACCCGTCAGGATACATCACAGCCCGCATTCAAAGGGTTGCAGATCGTCACGGGACAATCTACAAAACTTACGGCTAAAAATGAATGGTATATTGTAGTAGCCCACCGTTTCGGAGACCTGAGTACCGGGTTTAAAAACTTTTTCGGCCTTGATGATGCTTCTACGAAATTAGGAGCCATCTATGGGATTACAGACCGTATTTCTGTCAGCCTGTCACGCGAGACCAATATGAAAACATTTGAAGGAGCGGTAAAATACCAGGTGGCCAGACAAAACGAACATTTTCCTGTGGATGTTGTAGGGTATAACGTATGGGCCGTCAATACGGACATGAATAAGGACAGGTATCCTCACCTCCGTTTCAGCGACCGTTCTTCCTATCTTACCCAGGCTTTGATTTCAAGAAGGTTCAATGATAACTTCTCTCTGCAGCTCAGCCCTTCCTATGTTCACAAAAACCTTTACGATCCGTCCATAGAAAACAACAACCAGTTCCTTACAGGTCTTGGCGGACGGTATAAAATTTCCAAAAGGGTATCTATCAATGCGGAATACTTCGTGAATTTCGACTCACACAGTTTTTACAAGAATCCCTTATCCCTGGGAATGGATATTGAAACCGGAGGACACGTTTTCCAGCTGCTGCTGACCAATTCACAGCTCAATTCCGATATAGGATACCTGTCCAATGCCACCGGCAACTGGGGGAAAGGGCATATTTTTTTCGGGTTTAACCTTTACAGAGTTTTTTAG
- a CDS encoding ankyrin repeat domain-containing protein yields MKKILAAFFVLITLTFVSAQEKSVYDVARSGTVAEVKALMKKNPDIINQPNESGFSPLILACYRGNVDVANFLIDNVKDVNYKSKEGTALSGMSVKYNKELVQYILNKNADPNIADATGATPLFWAVKFGNKELVELLLQHKADKTIKDEMGMTPFEYALQTNNQDIINLLKN; encoded by the coding sequence ATGAAAAAGATACTAGCGGCATTTTTTGTTTTGATCACGCTTACGTTTGTTTCTGCCCAGGAAAAGTCTGTTTATGATGTGGCCAGGAGCGGTACCGTGGCTGAGGTGAAAGCACTGATGAAAAAAAATCCTGACATCATTAACCAGCCTAATGAAAGCGGCTTTTCGCCCTTGATCCTGGCCTGTTACAGGGGCAATGTTGATGTGGCTAATTTTTTGATTGACAACGTGAAAGACGTTAATTATAAAAGCAAAGAGGGGACAGCCCTATCAGGGATGTCGGTAAAATACAACAAAGAACTGGTACAGTATATCCTCAATAAAAATGCAGACCCTAATATTGCTGATGCCACAGGGGCCACGCCGCTATTTTGGGCGGTAAAATTCGGCAATAAAGAACTCGTGGAGCTGCTACTTCAGCATAAGGCGGATAAAACCATCAAAGATGAAATGGGAATGACGCCTTTTGAGTATGCGCTCCAGACCAACAATCAGGACATTATTAATCTTTTAAAAAATTAA
- a CDS encoding Crp/Fnr family transcriptional regulator has translation MMNNKFILNKFGFMGAEFLKEIDQHAVIVNVKAKTEIVREGQKNKFIPFLIKGSVRVFTLNDGRELVYYYIRNSDSCMMTFTSIFTDYVSRVYAVAEEDSEIMLIPVSVIHEWLIRFPEINRVFYHEYDKRFSDVMNMVNDAVFHRLDKRVLNYIRQQISLTGNNPVKLTHREIASNLGTSREVVSRVLKKIENEGEILQTKAGIKVPVNDGISLIQ, from the coding sequence ATGATGAATAATAAATTTATTCTTAATAAATTCGGCTTTATGGGTGCTGAATTCTTAAAGGAGATTGATCAGCATGCTGTAATCGTTAATGTTAAAGCGAAAACAGAAATAGTAAGAGAAGGGCAGAAGAATAAATTCATTCCTTTTCTCATTAAAGGCTCAGTGAGGGTTTTCACTCTTAATGACGGCCGGGAACTGGTCTATTATTATATCAGGAACAGTGACAGCTGTATGATGACTTTCACATCCATCTTTACGGACTACGTCAGCCGCGTATATGCTGTAGCCGAAGAAGATTCTGAGATTATGCTCATCCCCGTTTCCGTTATCCACGAATGGCTGATCCGTTTTCCTGAAATCAACCGTGTATTCTACCATGAATATGACAAAAGGTTTTCCGACGTGATGAACATGGTCAATGATGCCGTATTCCACAGGCTGGATAAACGAGTGCTCAATTATATCCGCCAGCAGATTTCGCTCACCGGAAATAACCCCGTAAAATTGACTCACCGCGAAATTGCCAGTAACCTTGGAACTTCGAGGGAAGTGGTGAGCAGGGTGCTGAAGAAAATTGAAAATGAAGGTGAAATTCTTCAGACCAAAGCAGGCATCAAGGTACCGGTGAATGACGGAATAAGCCTGATCCAGTAG
- a CDS encoding DUF3467 domain-containing protein — MDNQNQNPQDGNINIELNEMVAAGIYANLALVNHSPSEFVVDFIQLMPGVQQAKVRSRVILAPLHAKRVLSALQQNIANYEQQFGEIKEVEPFVLGGNNVQA, encoded by the coding sequence ATGGACAATCAAAATCAAAACCCACAGGACGGGAACATTAACATTGAACTGAACGAAATGGTAGCAGCTGGAATCTATGCTAACTTAGCATTGGTAAACCACTCTCCGTCTGAATTCGTTGTAGACTTCATCCAGTTAATGCCGGGGGTTCAGCAGGCGAAAGTAAGATCAAGAGTGATCCTTGCTCCGCTTCACGCTAAAAGAGTATTAAGCGCTCTTCAGCAGAACATCGCTAACTACGAGCAGCAATTCGGAGAAATCAAAGAAGTTGAGCCTTTCGTATTGGGAGGTAACAACGTACAAGCTTAA
- a CDS encoding YceI family protein yields the protein MKKLILIGSVVLFSGVVSAQKYSSKSGKVTFEASVPMFEDIFAQDNTNVVILNADTGDIASVSMVKNFHFKTKLMEEHFNENYAETGKYPKSVFTGKIMNFDKSRLTASPQKYTIQGKMNFHGVERPVTSTATVSAKDGKIFVQGGFVARPADYNVTIPKMVTKKIAENVNVQYNYTLVKQ from the coding sequence ATGAAAAAGCTAATTTTAATAGGCAGTGTGGTACTGTTCTCGGGTGTTGTATCAGCACAGAAATACAGCTCTAAATCAGGAAAGGTAACCTTTGAAGCCTCAGTACCGATGTTTGAAGACATCTTCGCACAGGATAATACCAATGTGGTCATCCTCAATGCGGATACAGGGGATATCGCTTCCGTGTCCATGGTGAAAAACTTCCACTTCAAAACGAAACTGATGGAAGAGCATTTCAATGAAAACTATGCTGAAACCGGGAAGTATCCTAAATCCGTCTTTACCGGAAAGATCATGAATTTTGATAAGTCAAGGCTGACTGCTTCCCCTCAGAAATATACCATTCAGGGTAAAATGAATTTTCACGGGGTTGAACGCCCGGTAACTTCTACGGCAACTGTATCCGCCAAAGACGGTAAGATCTTTGTCCAGGGCGGATTTGTTGCCAGGCCTGCGGATTATAATGTAACCATCCCGAAGATGGTCACCAAGAAGATTGCTGAAAATGTAAATGTGCAGTATAATTATACCCTGGTAAAACAATGA
- a CDS encoding T9SS type A sorting domain-containing protein has protein sequence MKKLLLALSIAAATSLSAQSFSTGTVTLGSSGMTVKMVTSSTNVTLTLTGTATGYLGLGFGGTGNSGGMVSGVDGFIYNSNSTTNSNLDYTFAGIGATPNADPSQDWTITSNTTTGGVRTIVATRSLAGGSGDTAFTNSNSSINIFYAVGPSLTLQNNYHSSRGYAVLTRNSVLGTNDIATENKAIALYPNPARETVNFKNADKIKSVDIYETTGRKLKSVELKSSELTIADLSAGTYYLELQLKDGTKAYEKLIKE, from the coding sequence ATGAAAAAACTTTTACTGGCTTTATCGATTGCTGCGGCTACATCGTTAAGTGCGCAATCTTTTTCTACCGGAACCGTAACGCTCGGGTCTTCCGGTATGACCGTGAAGATGGTTACTTCTTCCACCAACGTTACCTTAACCCTTACCGGAACTGCAACAGGGTATCTGGGACTTGGTTTCGGAGGTACAGGAAACAGTGGAGGAATGGTTTCAGGAGTTGACGGATTTATCTATAACTCAAATTCCACCACAAATTCCAACCTGGATTACACCTTCGCAGGTATAGGGGCAACGCCTAATGCAGATCCATCCCAGGACTGGACAATCACATCCAATACCACTACCGGCGGGGTGAGAACTATTGTGGCCACAAGATCCCTGGCCGGGGGTTCCGGTGATACGGCTTTTACCAATTCCAACAGTTCCATCAATATCTTTTATGCCGTAGGACCAAGCCTAACGCTGCAGAATAATTACCATTCATCCAGAGGCTATGCTGTTTTAACGAGGAATTCCGTTCTTGGAACCAATGATATCGCAACGGAAAACAAAGCGATTGCATTATATCCGAATCCTGCCAGAGAAACAGTGAACTTTAAAAATGCAGATAAAATAAAATCTGTGGATATTTATGAAACAACGGGAAGAAAATTGAAATCCGTTGAACTGAAGTCCAGCGAGCTTACTATTGCGGATCTGAGTGCAGGGACTTATTACCTGGAATTACAGCTGAAAGACGGAACCAAAGCTTATGAGAAATTAATCAAAGAATAA